In a single window of the Halobaculum lipolyticum genome:
- a CDS encoding FAD-binding and (Fe-S)-binding domain-containing protein, whose translation MATEQPDASPRWDTSAAALGHDRPDVAEYAALATDLRERVDGEVQFDEYAQVLYATDGSIYRARPAGVVCPRHADDVVAAHEVAAAHDVPVLPRGTGSSLAGQAVGPGCVVLDTTKHMDDIVDVDPDAREATVQPGVVQDHLDARLAEDGLKFAPDPASSGRATVGGGIGNNSTGAHSVRYGITDAYTEELEVVLADGTRIHTREVVLGSDEYEAIIDGGGVEAELYRTVEGLVRGNADEIAEKYPSLKRSVSGYNLHKVIYETDDGDEAINLSKLFVGAEGTLGTVVEATVSLVSKPEETALALYCFEDLVDAMAAVPVALEYPVSAVELMDDEVFRLARESTEYAQYEEPIPDGTAAALMLEWDSELVDDFEGAVADTNAEFVESGAAFDVLEAYSDEAQGKLWKLRKAAIPLLMSLEGDPKPYPFIEDATVPPEELAEYVQEFEDVLERHGTSAAYFAHAGSGTLHIRPILNLKTEDGIEAMHSITDDVTDLVLDHFGAFSGEHGDGLARTEFNPKMYGPQLWGAFQELKSAFDPDWRMNPGKVVYVDGETADDRGYPESAADADMRENLRYGADYRTIEPQTAIDFSDEGGFSHLVELCNGCGTCRETEGDVMCPTYRASSEEVQATRGRANMLRAAISGDLSEDEIHSERFQEEVLGLCVGCKGCMSDCPTGVDLAKLKAEVKHEHHEREGAGLRERLFADIDTASRIGSALAPVANAATKVPGARAVLEKTVGIASERELPSFTRDTFRKRFERRGGAAVSAAEADDHVVLFPDTYTNYSMPDAGMAAVEVLEAADVHVRVPDDLAASGRAAFSTGFLETARDRAAENVEALAPFVEEGYAVAFVEPSDAVMFQDEYLDLLDGDAVEAVSAASYGVLEYVDTRRLDESMAFRESPEAGEALAYHGHCNQKAVNTDHHAVGVLRRAGYDVDPLDTSCCGMAGSFGYEAEHYGLSKAIGSMLFEKHDDSPADAITAPGASCRSQLGDRDGASEQPPHPVEKVAAALVR comes from the coding sequence ATGGCAACGGAGCAACCGGACGCGTCGCCGCGGTGGGACACGTCCGCCGCCGCGCTCGGGCACGACCGACCGGACGTGGCGGAGTACGCGGCGCTCGCGACGGATCTGCGCGAGCGCGTCGACGGCGAGGTCCAGTTCGACGAGTACGCGCAGGTGCTGTACGCCACGGACGGCTCCATCTACCGCGCGCGGCCGGCGGGCGTCGTCTGTCCGCGCCACGCCGACGACGTGGTCGCGGCCCACGAGGTCGCCGCCGCCCACGACGTGCCGGTGCTCCCCCGCGGCACCGGGTCGTCGCTGGCGGGACAGGCCGTCGGACCCGGCTGCGTCGTCCTCGACACCACGAAACACATGGACGACATCGTCGACGTCGACCCCGACGCGCGGGAGGCGACCGTGCAGCCGGGCGTCGTGCAGGACCACCTCGACGCCCGGCTCGCCGAGGACGGACTGAAGTTCGCGCCGGACCCGGCCTCCTCGGGCCGCGCGACCGTCGGCGGCGGCATCGGCAACAACTCCACTGGCGCCCACTCCGTCCGGTACGGGATCACCGACGCCTACACCGAGGAGTTGGAGGTCGTGCTCGCCGACGGCACCCGGATCCACACCCGCGAGGTGGTACTCGGGTCCGACGAGTACGAGGCGATCATCGACGGCGGCGGGGTCGAGGCCGAGTTGTACCGGACGGTCGAGGGACTCGTCCGGGGCAACGCCGACGAGATCGCGGAGAAGTACCCCAGCCTCAAGCGGTCGGTGTCGGGGTACAACCTCCACAAGGTGATCTACGAGACGGACGACGGCGACGAGGCGATCAACCTCTCGAAACTGTTCGTGGGCGCCGAGGGCACCCTCGGCACCGTCGTCGAGGCGACCGTCTCGCTCGTCTCCAAGCCCGAGGAGACGGCGCTGGCGCTGTACTGCTTCGAGGACCTCGTCGACGCGATGGCGGCGGTGCCGGTGGCGCTGGAGTACCCCGTGAGCGCGGTGGAGTTGATGGACGACGAGGTGTTCCGGTTGGCCCGCGAGTCGACTGAGTACGCCCAGTACGAGGAGCCGATCCCCGACGGCACCGCGGCGGCGCTGATGCTGGAGTGGGACTCGGAGTTGGTTGACGACTTCGAGGGGGCGGTGGCGGACACGAACGCGGAGTTCGTCGAGTCGGGCGCCGCGTTCGACGTGTTGGAGGCGTACAGCGACGAGGCACAGGGGAAACTGTGGAAGCTCCGGAAGGCCGCGATCCCGCTGTTGATGAGTCTGGAGGGCGACCCGAAGCCGTACCCGTTCATCGAGGACGCGACGGTGCCGCCCGAGGAGTTGGCCGAGTACGTGCAGGAGTTCGAGGACGTGTTGGAGCGGCACGGCACGTCGGCGGCGTACTTCGCACACGCCGGCTCCGGGACGCTCCACATCCGCCCGATCCTGAACCTGAAAACGGAGGACGGGATCGAGGCGATGCACTCGATCACAGACGACGTGACCGATCTCGTCCTCGACCACTTCGGCGCGTTCTCCGGCGAGCACGGCGACGGACTGGCCCGGACCGAGTTCAACCCGAAGATGTACGGCCCGCAGTTGTGGGGGGCGTTTCAGGAACTGAAGTCCGCGTTCGACCCGGACTGGCGGATGAACCCCGGGAAGGTCGTGTACGTCGACGGGGAGACGGCCGACGACCGGGGGTACCCGGAGTCGGCCGCGGACGCCGACATGCGCGAGAACCTCCGCTACGGCGCCGACTACCGGACGATCGAACCGCAGACGGCGATCGACTTCTCGGACGAAGGCGGGTTCTCCCACCTCGTCGAACTGTGTAACGGCTGTGGCACCTGCCGGGAGACGGAGGGGGACGTGATGTGTCCGACCTACCGCGCCTCGAGCGAGGAGGTACAGGCGACGCGCGGCCGGGCGAACATGCTCCGGGCCGCCATCTCCGGCGATCTCTCCGAGGACGAGATCCACTCCGAACGGTTTCAAGAGGAGGTGCTCGGCCTCTGCGTCGGCTGTAAGGGCTGTATGTCCGACTGCCCGACGGGCGTCGACCTCGCGAAGCTGAAAGCCGAGGTGAAACACGAACACCACGAGCGCGAGGGGGCCGGCCTCCGCGAACGCCTCTTCGCGGACATCGACACCGCGAGCCGGATCGGGAGCGCCCTCGCGCCCGTCGCCAACGCGGCGACGAAGGTCCCCGGCGCGCGGGCGGTGCTGGAGAAGACGGTGGGGATCGCGAGCGAACGCGAGTTGCCCTCGTTCACGCGGGACACCTTCCGCAAGCGGTTCGAGCGCCGCGGCGGCGCGGCGGTCAGCGCCGCCGAGGCCGACGACCACGTCGTGTTGTTCCCGGACACGTACACGAACTACAGCATGCCCGACGCCGGGATGGCCGCCGTCGAGGTGCTTGAGGCGGCCGACGTCCACGTCCGCGTCCCCGACGACCTCGCCGCGTCCGGACGAGCCGCCTTCTCGACGGGGTTCCTGGAGACGGCCCGCGACCGCGCCGCCGAGAACGTCGAGGCGCTCGCGCCGTTCGTCGAGGAGGGGTACGCCGTCGCCTTCGTCGAGCCGTCCGACGCGGTGATGTTCCAGGACGAGTACCTGGACCTGCTCGACGGCGACGCCGTCGAGGCGGTGTCGGCCGCGAGCTACGGCGTGTTAGAGTACGTCGACACCCGCAGGCTCGACGAGTCGATGGCGTTCCGCGAGTCGCCGGAGGCGGGCGAGGCGCTCGCCTACCACGGCCACTGTAACCAGAAGGCGGTGAACACCGACCACCACGCGGTCGGCGTCCTCCGTCGCGCCGGCTACGACGTGGACCCGCTGGACACCTCCTGTTGCGGCATGGCCGGGAGCTTCGGCTACGAGGCCGAACACTACGGGCTGTCGAAGGCGATCGGTTCGATGCTGTTCGAGAAACACGACGACAGCCCCGCCGACGCGATCACCGCGCCGGGCGCGTCGTGTCGGTCACAGCTCGGCGACCGCGACGGAGCGAGCGAGCAGCCCCCTCACCCCGTCGAGAAGGTCGCCGCGGCGCTGGTGCGGTAG
- a CDS encoding VOC family protein — MAFIHVCLNVADAERAADWYADNLGFERSWEFTTPDGDTRNLYVADENGVELQLCDTDGEDEFDAGTAYDHVAVSVDDVDAAFERIDHHGVVEEPGDQPAAGARTAFVEDPDGHTVELVQPLE, encoded by the coding sequence ATGGCGTTCATCCACGTCTGTCTCAACGTCGCCGACGCCGAGCGCGCGGCCGACTGGTACGCGGACAACCTCGGCTTCGAGCGGTCGTGGGAGTTCACCACCCCCGACGGCGACACCCGGAACCTGTACGTCGCCGACGAGAACGGGGTCGAACTCCAACTGTGTGACACGGACGGCGAAGACGAGTTCGACGCGGGGACCGCGTACGACCACGTCGCGGTGTCGGTCGACGACGTCGACGCCGCGTTCGAGCGCATCGACCACCACGGCGTCGTGGAGGAGCCGGGCGACCAGCCGGCAGCCGGCGCGCGGACGGCGTTCGTCGAAGATCCGGACGGCCACACCGTCGAACTCGTCCAACCGTTGGAGTAG
- the aceB gene encoding malate synthase AceB, translated as MSVQRNYEREFVRTFFTSPTAIKEGDDSAKMLRRAASLRGMQAPDVWIPDNEDATAPNMRAEGAQNIVEVVSEHGADFPGEIHPRIEWHRDRPTTRLNGFEYMREIADPENGAVDHIDGFVIPEVGDIDDWKKADEAFQLVEAEHGLAEGSLSMSVIVESGEAEIALNRIRDEMGKPSNTLERMFMLVDGEVDYTKDMRGMTPTGELPPWPELRHNTSRGASAAGLVAVDGPYDNIRDVEGYKQRMEDNRAKGMTGIWSLTPGQVEVANTEPLPPVTGSWLLDVDDEDVELTADGDRQVYDGDDVSLSETADGYVLTVGGDEHELSEDDLREELLDMTSYVPSMDDIVDSMEEFEAAKESGMGAIAMTQAATLVIDGVEVSLEKDRMWDEATYQAAQTPITLFQDVYEHRPDQHEELAERYGADVVERATQVGN; from the coding sequence ATGAGTGTGCAACGCAATTACGAACGCGAGTTCGTTCGGACGTTCTTCACGTCCCCGACCGCGATCAAAGAGGGCGACGACTCCGCGAAGATGCTGCGGCGCGCGGCGAGCCTGCGCGGGATGCAGGCGCCCGACGTGTGGATCCCCGACAACGAGGACGCGACGGCGCCGAACATGCGAGCGGAGGGCGCACAGAACATCGTCGAGGTCGTGAGCGAGCACGGCGCCGACTTCCCCGGCGAGATCCACCCGCGGATCGAGTGGCACCGAGACCGCCCGACGACACGACTGAACGGCTTCGAGTACATGCGGGAGATCGCCGACCCCGAGAACGGCGCCGTCGACCACATCGACGGGTTCGTGATCCCCGAGGTCGGCGACATCGACGACTGGAAGAAGGCCGACGAGGCGTTCCAGCTCGTCGAGGCCGAACACGGGCTGGCGGAGGGGAGCCTCTCGATGTCGGTGATCGTCGAGAGCGGCGAGGCCGAGATCGCCTTGAACCGCATCCGCGACGAGATGGGCAAGCCCTCGAACACGCTCGAACGGATGTTCATGCTCGTCGACGGCGAGGTCGACTACACGAAGGACATGCGCGGCATGACGCCGACGGGCGAGCTGCCGCCGTGGCCCGAACTGCGACACAACACCTCCCGCGGCGCCAGCGCGGCGGGACTGGTCGCCGTCGACGGCCCGTACGACAACATCCGCGACGTCGAGGGGTACAAACAGCGCATGGAGGACAACCGCGCGAAGGGGATGACGGGCATCTGGTCGCTCACGCCCGGGCAGGTCGAGGTGGCGAACACCGAGCCGCTCCCGCCCGTCACCGGCTCGTGGCTCCTCGACGTCGACGACGAGGACGTCGAGCTGACGGCCGACGGCGACCGGCAGGTGTACGACGGCGACGACGTCTCGCTGTCCGAGACGGCCGACGGCTACGTGCTCACGGTCGGGGGCGACGAGCACGAACTGAGCGAGGACGACCTCCGCGAGGAGCTGCTCGACATGACGTCGTACGTCCCGAGCATGGACGACATCGTCGACTCGATGGAGGAGTTCGAGGCGGCCAAGGAGTCCGGCATGGGCGCCATCGCGATGACGCAGGCGGCGACGCTCGTGATCGACGGCGTCGAGGTGTCGCTGGAGAAAGACCGGATGTGGGACGAAGCGACGTATCAGGCCGCTCAGACGCCGATCACGCTGTTCCAGGACGTGTACGAGCACCGGCCGGACCAACACGAGGAGCTGGCGGAGCGGTACGGCGCGGACGTCGTCGAGCGGGCGACGCAGGTCGGGAACTGA
- a CDS encoding MFS transporter: MTNRKAPAGDADAALNAADRPSSLWRNRSFVRFLAGQFVTNAGDSLYAVAVVWLVFDLSGSTVLTGLANALLLLPYLLQFVAGPLVDRTPMRGILVGTQLVQAVVVLVVPVAALTDTLSLGLVLAVVPALAAAKLLVAPVPAALLPRIVASDRLERGNSALATVTLGLDVVFDAAGGLAIAAVGTTALFLVDSVSFALAGVLFAGVVVPSAGNEAADGNAADDDGEDEEDEEDDAAQLGDYLHDLRVGVDALRGSVFVPLLVRAAAFNLAVGVTLAVLPAFGATAGGPGVYGLLLGAMGVGRFAGSVAAPSLRGVGYGWVTATSRLSAGSLWLGAIHAPSSTVAVGLFGVGWAAAGVDGVLVSTLNQRVFPADLLGRVSTLKGTVSTGTLPMGSVVGGIVASHLGVGSTLTLASGLVALIGLSVLGRRTLRRLPPVADADAAAFGVETSGSVGGVSKEQSG, from the coding sequence ATGACCAACCGGAAAGCACCGGCCGGCGACGCCGACGCCGCGCTCAACGCCGCCGACCGTCCGAGTTCCCTCTGGCGGAACCGATCGTTCGTTCGCTTCCTCGCGGGGCAGTTCGTGACGAACGCGGGGGACAGCCTCTACGCGGTCGCCGTCGTGTGGCTGGTGTTCGACCTCAGCGGTTCGACGGTGCTCACGGGCCTCGCCAACGCCCTGCTGTTGCTCCCGTACCTCCTGCAGTTCGTCGCGGGCCCGCTCGTCGACCGCACACCGATGCGAGGCATCCTCGTCGGCACGCAACTCGTGCAAGCCGTGGTCGTCCTCGTCGTCCCAGTCGCCGCGCTCACCGACACGCTCTCGTTAGGACTGGTACTGGCGGTCGTCCCGGCGCTCGCGGCGGCGAAGCTCCTCGTTGCGCCGGTACCGGCGGCGCTACTCCCGCGGATCGTCGCCAGCGACCGGCTCGAACGTGGAAACTCGGCGCTGGCGACGGTCACGCTCGGGCTGGACGTGGTGTTCGACGCCGCAGGCGGACTCGCCATCGCCGCCGTCGGCACCACGGCGCTGTTCCTCGTCGACTCGGTCAGTTTCGCGCTCGCCGGCGTCCTGTTCGCTGGAGTCGTGGTCCCGAGCGCCGGCAACGAGGCGGCCGACGGAAACGCGGCCGACGATGACGGTGAGGACGAAGAAGACGAGGAGGACGACGCCGCCCAACTCGGCGACTACCTCCACGACCTCCGCGTGGGGGTGGACGCCCTCCGCGGGAGCGTGTTCGTCCCCCTCCTCGTCCGTGCGGCGGCGTTCAACCTCGCCGTCGGCGTCACGCTCGCCGTCCTCCCGGCGTTCGGGGCGACCGCAGGCGGCCCGGGCGTCTACGGCCTCCTGTTGGGCGCCATGGGCGTCGGACGCTTCGCCGGTTCGGTCGCGGCGCCGTCGTTGCGGGGAGTCGGCTACGGCTGGGTGACCGCCACGAGCAGACTCTCGGCCGGGAGTCTCTGGCTCGGAGCGATTCACGCTCCGTCGAGCACCGTCGCGGTCGGCCTCTTCGGAGTGGGCTGGGCCGCCGCGGGGGTCGACGGCGTCCTCGTCTCCACGCTGAACCAACGAGTGTTCCCCGCTGATCTCCTCGGGCGGGTCTCGACGCTCAAAGGGACCGTCTCGACCGGGACGCTCCCGATGGGGTCGGTCGTCGGTGGCATCGTCGCGTCACACCTCGGCGTGGGTTCGACGCTGACGCTGGCGAGTGGACTGGTAGCCCTGATCGGACTTTCGGTGCTCGGGCGTCGGACCCTCCGCCGCCTCCCGCCGGTCGCCGACGCCGATGCGGCCGCGTTCGGCGTCGAGACGTCCGGATCGGTAGGAGGCGTGTCGAAAGAACAGTCAGGGTGA
- a CDS encoding fumarylacetoacetate hydrolase family protein: MRLARAETADGVREGEYRDGVLVADDAEYEVDETDLLAPCDPDALFCVGRNYAATLDQMDYERPEEPDFFIKPPHSVVGHRDPIPYPEWTDELTYAGELVAVIDEPCADLDPADVPGVVRGYTLMNDVDALDQQGRTARKAFTASGPLGPWIETDLDPTSIDMHTDVAGERRQEANTELMLFDPYEVVSFLSRRFRFRAGDCIAFGSPANPGVVEPGDTVEITYDGVGTLSNAVVADD; encoded by the coding sequence ATGCGACTCGCACGCGCGGAGACCGCGGACGGCGTCCGCGAGGGGGAGTACCGCGACGGCGTCCTCGTCGCCGACGACGCCGAGTACGAGGTCGACGAGACCGACTTGCTCGCGCCCTGTGACCCGGACGCGCTGTTTTGCGTCGGCCGCAACTACGCCGCGACGCTCGACCAGATGGACTACGAGCGGCCCGAGGAACCCGACTTCTTCATCAAGCCGCCCCACAGCGTCGTCGGCCACCGCGACCCCATCCCGTACCCCGAGTGGACCGACGAACTCACCTACGCCGGCGAACTGGTCGCGGTGATCGACGAGCCGTGCGCCGACCTCGACCCGGCGGACGTGCCCGGCGTCGTCCGCGGGTACACCCTCATGAACGACGTCGACGCGCTCGACCAACAGGGACGGACGGCGCGCAAGGCGTTCACCGCCTCCGGGCCGCTCGGCCCGTGGATCGAGACCGATCTCGATCCGACGAGCATCGACATGCACACCGACGTCGCCGGCGAGCGCCGACAGGAGGCGAACACCGAGCTGATGCTGTTCGACCCGTACGAGGTCGTCTCGTTCCTCTCGCGCCGGTTCCGGTTCCGCGCCGGCGACTGCATCGCGTTCGGTTCGCCCGCCAACCCGGGAGTGGTCGAGCCGGGCGACACCGTCGAGATCACCTACGATGGCGTCGGCACGCTGTCGAACGCGGTCGTCGCCGACGACTGA
- a CDS encoding GAF domain-containing protein, which translates to MTRGEPGAAGGGTASDATGVPAGELVLVSGDEEWADRVAAATAVRTSRLPADGAGVADADLPTDIDGYPAAVVVDGAATADPIVPFAALSEAYPDAACILAGGGGRVARDADDTDGRSVVLEYVPDRDPAAVAATAEFAVERRTHRGYPVARGEDDRVAAARAVAADRLASDGLDDLARAAVRALDATAATVALLGEYRLRIVGASHDRLPSVVDRARSISTYTVLEGGVHLVPDIAADPRFDTGSRALEFDFRSYAGVALRVDGAAVGSLSTFRDVPGTPSAGDRETIRLLAAVAEALLTGATQPTGDGPAAETVRSALAGAVEADRAEDPAAD; encoded by the coding sequence ATGACACGCGGCGAACCTGGGGCGGCGGGGGGCGGAACGGCGAGCGACGCTACCGGCGTGCCGGCCGGAGAACTCGTCCTCGTCAGCGGGGACGAGGAGTGGGCCGACCGCGTCGCCGCCGCGACGGCGGTCCGGACCAGTCGGCTCCCGGCCGACGGCGCGGGCGTCGCCGACGCCGACCTCCCGACCGACATCGACGGCTACCCCGCGGCGGTCGTCGTCGACGGCGCGGCCACCGCGGACCCCATCGTCCCGTTCGCCGCCCTCTCCGAGGCGTATCCCGACGCCGCCTGCATCCTGGCCGGCGGCGGCGGCCGCGTCGCCCGCGACGCCGACGACACCGACGGGCGGTCGGTCGTGCTCGAGTACGTCCCCGACCGGGACCCCGCCGCCGTGGCGGCGACCGCGGAGTTCGCGGTCGAGCGCCGCACCCACCGCGGCTACCCGGTCGCGCGGGGGGAGGACGACCGCGTCGCCGCCGCGCGCGCGGTCGCCGCCGACCGTCTCGCGAGCGACGGACTCGACGACCTCGCCCGGGCGGCCGTCCGGGCGCTCGACGCGACCGCGGCCACGGTGGCGCTGCTGGGCGAGTACCGGCTCCGGATCGTCGGCGCCTCACACGACCGGCTCCCGTCGGTCGTCGATCGCGCGCGCTCCATCTCCACGTACACCGTTCTCGAAGGCGGCGTCCACCTGGTGCCGGACATCGCCGCCGACCCACGATTCGACACCGGCAGCCGGGCGCTGGAGTTCGACTTCCGCTCGTACGCCGGGGTCGCGCTCCGCGTCGACGGCGCCGCGGTCGGCTCGCTGTCGACGTTCCGTGACGTCCCCGGCACGCCGTCGGCGGGCGACCGCGAGACCATCCGGCTGCTCGCGGCCGTCGCCGAGGCCCTCCTGACGGGCGCGACGCAACCAACCGGGGACGGGCCGGCGGCGGAGACGGTCCGCTCGGCACTCGCCGGGGCGGTCGAGGCCGACCGCGCCGAGGACCCCGCCGCCGACTGA
- a CDS encoding D-2-hydroxyacid dehydrogenase, which translates to MRVVVTRQKIHGHPAAEFVEILRDRLPDHEVVLADTPAAEREAIRDADVVAGEGFTAESSLEDAESLRLFSGVYAGTGHLDLDAFEAAGVAVTNASGVHAPNISEYVVGALVSLARDFRRATRQQDRREWRAYQTRELYESTVTVVGLGAIGTAVAERLAPFGVETLGVRHSPEKGGPVDEVFGYDDLHEALARSDSLVLACPLTDTTGGLIDREAFRTLPPHATLVNIARGPVVDTEALVHALRWNHIRGAFLDVTDPEPLPEDHPLWGFDDVHVTPHNAGHTPKYFQRVADVLAENVRRLEAADGPETPDLRNRVV; encoded by the coding sequence ATGCGCGTCGTCGTCACGAGACAGAAGATCCACGGCCATCCGGCCGCCGAGTTCGTCGAGATCCTCCGCGACCGCCTCCCCGACCACGAGGTGGTGCTCGCGGACACGCCCGCGGCCGAACGCGAGGCGATCCGCGACGCCGACGTCGTCGCGGGCGAGGGGTTCACCGCCGAGTCGTCGCTGGAGGACGCGGAGTCGCTCCGGCTGTTCTCGGGGGTGTACGCCGGCACCGGCCACCTCGACCTCGACGCGTTCGAGGCCGCCGGCGTCGCCGTCACGAACGCCTCCGGCGTCCACGCGCCCAACATCTCCGAGTACGTCGTCGGGGCGCTCGTCTCGCTCGCGCGCGACTTCCGCCGGGCGACCCGCCAACAGGACCGTCGCGAGTGGCGGGCGTACCAGACCCGCGAACTGTACGAGTCGACGGTCACGGTCGTCGGCTTGGGCGCCATCGGCACCGCGGTCGCCGAGCGCTTGGCGCCGTTCGGGGTGGAGACGCTCGGCGTCCGCCACTCCCCGGAGAAGGGCGGGCCGGTGGACGAGGTGTTCGGCTACGACGACCTCCACGAGGCGCTCGCGCGGTCCGACAGCCTCGTGCTCGCGTGCCCGCTCACCGACACGACCGGCGGACTGATCGACCGGGAGGCGTTCCGCACGCTCCCGCCGCACGCGACGCTGGTGAACATCGCGCGCGGTCCCGTCGTCGACACCGAGGCGCTCGTGCACGCCCTCCGCTGGAACCACATCCGCGGGGCGTTCCTCGACGTGACCGACCCCGAGCCGCTCCCCGAGGACCACCCGCTGTGGGGCTTCGACGACGTCCACGTCACGCCACACAACGCGGGCCACACGCCGAAGTACTTCCAGCGCGTCGCCGACGTCCTCGCGGAGAACGTGCGCCGACTCGAGGCGGCCGACGGCCCCGAGACGCCCGACCTCCGGAACCGCGTCGTCTGA
- a CDS encoding helix-turn-helix domain-containing protein — translation MAKYSTGSGGGGDSGDACELCGREDTSLSRASVAGAKLLVCSDCAPHDDNASRRGSGRGGGGGGGGGGGGGGNRDAAEPSRSKRAAQNVARAMDANTGDSKHWEEQGTDYEKDRLPYLVKGYGDVVTEARQDAGLTVDELAEDIGVDAERIHAVEEGRAARAGVGGSTVRSIEEALDVTLVDE, via the coding sequence ATGGCGAAGTACTCTACCGGAAGCGGCGGCGGGGGCGACTCCGGCGACGCCTGCGAACTGTGCGGCCGTGAGGACACGAGCCTCTCGCGTGCGAGCGTCGCGGGCGCGAAGCTGCTGGTCTGCTCCGACTGCGCGCCCCACGACGACAACGCCTCCCGTCGCGGCTCCGGACGCGGCGGCGGCGGCGGTGGCGGCGGTGGCGGCGGTGGTGGCGGGAACCGCGACGCCGCCGAGCCGAGCCGATCGAAGCGCGCCGCACAGAACGTCGCGCGGGCGATGGACGCCAACACGGGCGACTCCAAACACTGGGAGGAACAGGGCACCGACTACGAGAAGGACCGGCTCCCGTACCTGGTGAAGGGGTACGGCGACGTCGTCACCGAGGCCCGGCAGGACGCGGGGCTGACGGTCGACGAACTCGCCGAGGACATCGGCGTCGACGCCGAGCGGATCCACGCCGTCGAGGAGGGGCGCGCGGCCCGCGCCGGCGTCGGCGGCTCGACGGTTCGCAGCATCGAGGAGGCGCTGGACGTGACGCTCGTGGACGAGTAA
- a CDS encoding alanyl-tRNA editing protein, with protein MGHTLAAEHPEVRAFESTVESVDGRAVTLAETYFYPEGGGQPADRGTLGNTAVVDVRSGADGVVHTLAEEPAFAAGDTVGGVVDDDFRTYCMRAHTASHVLYGAGRRLLDDLGYGGFGIDEEKVRVDFATSTDVTDDVLVDLERLVNRAVWDSRDVSWEERAVEDARADDDVAFNTKTEEGAMADADAVRIVTVEGWDVAACGGTHVSNTREIGPVTVLDRSNPGEGLTRVEFAVGPVGIDRRAATHRGARAAARELGVALEDLPEAVARVADERDRLADDVAALREELLVGRLRGLDASAVDGVDWRVGVVSGFDANAVGEAAQSVVGDGEEAPGAVAAVGDGAAPFVVVASAGAVDAGDVVDAVTDEFGGGGGGSPTFAQAGGLDADPEAVVSFLRER; from the coding sequence ATGGGACACACACTCGCCGCCGAACACCCGGAGGTCCGGGCGTTCGAGTCGACCGTCGAGTCGGTCGACGGACGGGCGGTCACGCTCGCGGAGACGTACTTCTACCCCGAGGGCGGCGGCCAGCCGGCCGACCGGGGGACGCTGGGGAACACCGCGGTCGTCGACGTCCGCTCGGGCGCCGACGGCGTGGTCCACACGCTCGCCGAGGAGCCGGCGTTCGCCGCGGGCGACACGGTGGGCGGCGTCGTCGACGACGACTTCCGCACGTACTGCATGCGCGCTCACACCGCCAGCCACGTGCTGTACGGCGCCGGGCGCCGCCTCCTCGACGACCTCGGGTACGGCGGCTTCGGCATCGACGAGGAGAAGGTCCGCGTCGACTTCGCGACCTCGACCGACGTCACCGACGACGTGCTCGTCGACCTCGAACGGCTCGTGAACCGCGCCGTGTGGGACTCCCGGGACGTGTCGTGGGAGGAGCGCGCCGTCGAGGACGCGCGGGCTGACGACGACGTCGCGTTCAACACGAAGACCGAGGAGGGCGCGATGGCCGACGCCGACGCCGTGCGGATCGTGACCGTCGAGGGGTGGGACGTCGCCGCCTGCGGCGGCACGCACGTCTCGAACACCCGCGAGATCGGTCCGGTGACGGTGCTCGACCGCTCGAACCCCGGCGAGGGACTCACCCGGGTCGAGTTCGCGGTGGGTCCCGTCGGCATCGACCGCCGCGCGGCGACCCACCGCGGCGCCCGCGCCGCCGCCCGCGAGTTGGGCGTGGCGCTCGAGGACCTCCCCGAAGCCGTCGCCCGCGTCGCCGACGAGCGCGACCGCCTCGCGGACGACGTCGCGGCGCTCCGGGAGGAGCTGCTCGTCGGTCGGCTCCGCGGACTCGACGCGTCCGCCGTCGACGGCGTGGACTGGCGAGTCGGCGTCGTCTCCGGGTTCGACGCCAACGCCGTCGGCGAGGCGGCGCAGTCGGTCGTCGGCGACGGCGAGGAGGCACCCGGAGCGGTGGCCGCCGTCGGCGACGGGGCGGCGCCGTTCGTCGTGGTCGCGTCCGCGGGCGCCGTCGACGCCGGCGACGTGGTCGACGCCGTCACCGACGAGTTCGGGGGTGGCGGCGGCGGCTCGCCGACGTTCGCGCAGGCGGGCGGCTTGGACGCCGACCCGGAGGCGGTCGTCTCGTTCCTTCGCGAACGCTGA